Part of the Crossiella cryophila genome, CCGCACCCTCTTCCGGCCGCCTCGCTCGCGCCATAAAGTACGTACGTACGGTTTGCTAAGCGAGCTGGAGGCTGTCCCATGTGGGATCCGACCACCTACCTGGCCTTCGCCGGCCACCGCGAACGCCCGTTCCACGACCTGCTCGCCCGGGTCGGCGCCACCGACCCCCGCCAGGTCGTCGACCTGGGCTGCGGCCCCGGCCAGCTGACCCCGGTGCTGTCCCACCGCTGGCCCGCGGCCAAGATCACCGCGCTGGACTCCTCGGCCGAGATGGTCGAGGCCGCCAGGGCCGCCGGGATCGACGCCGCGCTCACCGACGTGCGGGACTGGCAGCCCGACCCGGACACCGACGTGGTGGTCTGCAACGCCGTGCTGCAGTGGGTCACCGGCCACCTCGACCTGCTGCCCGCCTGGCTGGACCGCCTGCCCACCGGCGCCTGGTTCGCCTTCCAGGTGCCCGGCAACTTCGCCGAGCACAGCCACACCATCCCGCGCGGCATCGCCGAGAGCCCGGCCTGGCGGGACACCCTGGGCGGCACGTTCCGCCCGGTGGACGCGGTGCCCCGGCCCGAGGTCTACGCGGGTGTGCTCGCCGAGGCAGGCTTCGCCGCCGACGTCTGGGAGACCACCTACCTGCACGAGTTGCGCGGCGCCGACCCGGTGCTGAACTGGATCAGCGGCACCGCCCTGCGCCCCGTTCGCGCCGCCCTGGACGAGACCCGCTGGCAGGAGTTCACCGCCGAACTGGCGCCCCGGCTGCGCGCCGCCTACCCCGCCCACGGCGAGGACGTCACCTGGTTCCCGATGCGCCGGATCTTCGCCGTGGGCCACAAGAAATGACCCGCGGTGGCTACGGCGCCGTCGCGGCCGGCGTCGCCGCCGGGGGAGACTCGGCGCGCACCCGCTGACGATCCACTTCGGACACCACCGTCTCGCCCAGCCCGGTCACCACATCCCGAGGACTCCGCCGCCCCAGCCACTCGTCGATCTTGGCCCGCCCCGCTCCCGCGGCTCCTTGCACGGCCGGGTGACCCACCAACCGGTGATACATCCGGACCAGACCGTCGTACCGCTCCCGCCCCGCCCGAGTCCCGAGTACGTACCCCACCGCAACCCCCAACGCGAACCTGATCATGACCACTCCTCTCTGACCTGCACGAACACCCAGGCTCGCGGGGCGAAGATCCCTGGGAAGGGGGGTGGTGAAAACCGCTCCGCGGGGTGCGCTAAGGTATTACCCGTCAGGCACCGCCGGACACATGCCAGTCCTCCGTAGCTCAACTGGCAGAGCATGCGACTGTTAATCGCAGGGTTGTTGGTTCGAGTCCAACCGGAGGAGCTTCACCCCAGGTCATTGGCCTGGGGTTGTTTGCTTTTCAGGGCAAGTTGCCGGTCTGGGGTTTCTGGTGTGGGTGCCCGGAAACTGGGATGCCGGGTGGGGGCTGGGTTCGTAGGTTGCTGGCATGGCGACGCAGGTGATTGTGCTCAATGGTGGGTCCAGCTCGGGGAAGTCCGGGATCGCTCGGTGTTTGCAGGCTGTGTTGCCTGAGCCCTGGTTGCTGGTGGGGGTGGACACGTTCATCGAGCTGTTGCCTGCGTCCTTGCGGGGTGGCTCCGGTGGGGTGGAGTTCGGGGCGGATGGGCAGGTTGTGGTGGGGGCGGGGTTTCGGGCGTTGGAGGACACCTGGGCCGCTGGGATCGCGGCCATGGTGCGGGCGGGGGCTCGGGTGATCATCGACGAGGTGTTGCTGGGGGGTGTGGAGGGGCAGCGGCGGTGGGGGGTGGCGCTGGCTGGGCTTGAGGTGTTGTGGGTGGGGGTTCGGTGTTCGGCTGAGGTCGCGGCTGGGCGGGAGATGGCTCGGGGGGATCGGATCGCGGGGATGGCGGTCGCGCAGGCCGAGTCGGTGCACCGGGGGGTGGTGTACGACCTTGAGGTGGACACCGTTGGGGTGGAGTCGGTGGTGTGTGCGCGGGTTATCGCGGGGTGGGTTCGGCGGTGAGGGCGGGTTTTTTCTTGCGGTGATTGTTTGGGGGAAGTGGGGGTTGACACGGGTGGTGTTGGGGTGATTCGTGGGGGAAAGTTCCGGGGGTTGAAGTTTGCGTAGGTAAATGGGGTTGGGGGCTCTGGGGGGCCGGAATTGTCGGGGGGCGGCGATAGGGTTAACAGTAGTTCGACAGGCACGGAAGATGCAGGTCAGAGCTACTGGAGGTGGTGGATGACGGCAGCGGAGACCGAGGTTCCCCAGGTGAAGCTTGGGGCGATCATCGACTTCGTGGTCAGTGGTCCGGGGTTGCAGACCAGGACGGTGGAGAACCTTCGGCGGATGTATCTCGACGAGGCCGCTCGGCCTTGGTTCTACTACGAGCCGATGGTCAATGGGATAAAGCGCGCGCTGGCCAGTGAAGAACCGGGGGAAGTGCTGGATTCAGTGGTGCGGCGGATTGACGATCCGGCTAAGGCTGCGCATTTCCAAGAACTACGAGGGGGATTTCTGACATGGTTCGCGAAGGCACGGCCCGCGCTGGTTCCGGTCGGCGGCTCGGTGTGGCGGGGCAGCGACGGCGAGGTTGGGATCAGTCCGCACCTCGGGCTCACGCTCGGGACTGATCCTCGGCCGCACGCGGTCATGCTCTACCTGAAGAAGCCCGAGCTGACCCAGGCCGCGGCCAACATTCCACTGTGGATGGTCGAGCGGCAGCTCGCGGAGATCCTGCCAGGGGGGCGGGCGGCCATCCTGGACGTGCGCCGGGGCAAGTTGTTCCGGTTGCGCGCCAACGCCTCCCCGAAGCGGCTGGACGCCTCGGTGGCGGGGGCGCTGGCCAACTTCAGCACCATCTGGCAGGCCATCGCCTAGCCGGTTCGCGGCGACGGGGTCCTTCGCCGAGTCCGCCCCAGGGGACTCGGCGGGCCCGCCGCACCCCGGGTGCCGCGGAAAAAGTCGCGTACCCCTACGGATGTTCCCCCGGATTGTCCGGCGACCTCGCCCGACCGGAAGGTGCTGGCAGCGGCCGATTTCCCTGCCGACCGCCACCACCTCGCGGGAGGAACACCGTGAACATCACCCGGAGGGCGAGCTTGATCGCCCTGACGGTCACCGCGCTCGCCGTGCCCCTGCTACCCGGCCTCGCGCTGGCGGAGCAGGAGCCCGGCGGGCGTGCTGTGGCGCCCACCGACCTCGCCCAGACACCCCCGGCCGGACCCGGCACGTTGTCCATCGGCGGGCAGCGGGCCTCGGTCAAGGACTACCCGTTCATGATCGGCGGACTGCGTGAGGGCGGGCCCCGGCCACAGGGGCAGACCTGCACCGGCTCGGTGATCGCGCCGCGCAAGATCCTCTCCGCGGCGCACTGCGCGGACGCCGCGGGCGCGAAGTCCTTCCTGTACGGGCTGGACGACCTCAACGCCGGCGGCGGGTTCCGCACCAAGGTGCTGGAGTACAAGAAGCACCCCAAGTACGTGAACTTCGACCAGGGCTACGACGTCGCGGTGGTCACCGTGGCCGATGACATCCCGGTGCCCGGCGGCGCCTACGCCAAGGTCGCCACCTCCGCCGACACCGGCCTGCACGCCCCCGGCAAGACCGGCCTCGGCCTTGGCTACGGCAAGAAGGACCACAACGACAACACCCGCAACGTCGAGCTGCACAAGTTCGAGCTGCCCATCGTGGAGGGCAGCAACTGCAACGGGGTCGGCGCCGGGTTCCGCGAGGCCACCATGATCTGCTCCGGCTACCCGGACGGCCGGATCACCATCCTGCAGGGCGACAGCGGCGGACCGCTGACCGTGGACGGCAAGGTGGTCGGCGTCGCCTCCTGGAGCCGCAGCGACTTCCGCTGGTACTCCGTCTACGGCCGGCTCAACAACGACATGGGCGATTGGGTCAAGTTGCAGCTCGAAGGCGGCGAGGAGCCCCCGCCGGGGGACATCAAGCTCGCGCTCTCCCCGGACAGCGGCAGCGCCCGGCCCGGCGGCTTCCTGCAGACCAAGGTCACCGTCACCGGTGGCGGCCAGACCACGTTGACCGCCACCGGCGCGCCCGCCGGGACCAGCGTGTTCTTCTCCCCGGCCACGGTCAGCTCCGGCGGCACCTCCACCGCCTTCGTCTGGACCGGCTTCAATACTCCGGCGGGCAGCTACCCGCTCAAGATCACCGGCACCTCCAACGGCAAGACCGGCAGCGCCGAGTTCGTCCTCACCGTCACCCGGTAGTCGGCGTTCTGCCAGGTGGGACGGGGTTGCGGCCCCGTCCCACCGCTTTTTATTCAACGCCTGTTGACTTGCCGCTCGCCTCCGCGCTACCGTTGCGCCAGTGCATTAGTTGCGTGCACGCAAGGGTTTGGAGGAAGTCATCAGCGCGACGGAGCGGGACCGGCTGGTCGAGGAGCTGGGGGTGGTCCGGCGGGAGCTGATCGGCGAGATGCTGATCAACCTGAGCCGGAGCACCGGCGGCGCCGACCTCCAGCTGGTGCAGATCGCCACGCTGTTCACGCTCGACCGGGGGAGCGAGCCGACAGTGCGTGAGCTGGCCGAACGCATCGGCCGCTCGGTCTCGGCGACCAGCAGACTGCTCGACCAGCTCGCCCAGCGCGGGCTGATCCACCGGCGCGAGGACGAGAGCGACCGGCGGGCCAAGCGGGTCGGCCTGACCGAGGCGGGCACGCGGTTCCTGCTCGGTGTCGCCAGGAGCCGGGCCGAGGGCCAGTTGCGGCTGATGACCTACCTCTCCGAAACAGAGCAGCGCACCGTCCGCGAGGCGATGACGCTGCTGGCCGATGCGGCGAGGAGGCACGGGGATGAACACAGGTGAGCCGGTTGTCCTTGACCTGAGCGAGGTCAGGGCCGGTGCGGGGGAGCTGGTCGGCGGCAAGGCGGCCAACCTGGGGGAGATGATCGGCGCGGATCTGCCGGTGCCGCCGGGGTTCGTGCTCACCACACACGCCTACCGGGCGGTGGCCGATCCGCTGGAGCTGAGCGGCGCGGCACTGGACCCGGCCGCGGCGCGGGAGCTGATCCGCACCGCGCCGGTGCCTGCCGGACTCATCGAGCTGATCACCGCCGCCTACGCCCGGCTCGGCAGGGACGAACCGGTCGCGGTCCGCTCCTCGGCCACCGCAGAGGACCTGCCCTTCGCCAGTTTCGCCGGTCAGCAGGACACCTACCTCAACGTGGTCGGCGCGGACGCCCTGCTGGAAGCGGTCCGCCGCTGCTGGGCCTCGCTGTGGACCGACCGCGCGGTCAGCTACCGGGAGACCAATCAGATCGACCACACCACCGTGCGCCTGGCCGTGGTGGTGCAGCGGATGGTCGCCGCCGAGATCGCCGGGGTGATGTTCACCGCCAACCCGGTCACCGGCCACCGCGACGAGATCGTGGTCGACGCCAGCCCGGGACTCGGCGAGGCCGTGGTGTCCGGGTCGGTCAACCCGGACCACTTCGTGCTCGACGGGCACACCGGCGCGATCAAGCAGAGCCGCCTCGGCGACAAGCTGCTGGTCATCCGTGGCAAGGCCGGTGGCGGCACCGAGCACAGCACCCGCGCCGCGGCCGATGACCAACCCTGCCTGCACCCTGGGCAGTTGCGCGATCTGGCCGTGCTGGGCCGCCGGGTGCAGCAGCACTACGGGGCGCCGCAGGACACCGAGTGGGCCATCGATGCCCACGGCACGCTGTGGCTGACCCAGTCCCGGCCGATCACCACGCTGTTCCCGTTGCCGCACACCGACAAACCAGGTCCGCGGGTGTTCTTCAACGGCAGTGTCGCCCAGGGCGTGTACCGGCCGATCACCCCGGCCGGGGTGGCCGGGCTGCGGCTGGCCACCGGCGGGATCAGCGCCGCGGTCGGCCTGCGGGTGCCCGATCCGGTGGCCGGGCCGCCGCTGCTGGCCGTGGCCGCCGGCCGGTTGTTCTTCGACCTCACCCCGGTCGTGCGCAGCACGGTCGGCCGCGCGCTCGCGCCCAGACTGCTCGACCTGATGGAGGCGAGGTCCGCCCAGTTGCTCCGGGATCTGTTCCACGACGAGCGGTTCAGCGTCACCCAGAAGTCGCCGTGGCCGTTCCTGCGCACCATCGCCAGGTTCGCCCGCCGCACCCACGCCCCGGTCACCGTGCTCGGCGCGCTGCGCGATCCGGCCCGAGCACGCGCCAAGGCGGATCGGGTCACCGCCGAGATCGACCGCCTGCTCACCGTCTCCGACGGCCTCACCCACACCCAGCGGCTGGCCTTCGTCGAGGCGGCCATGCCGGAGATCACCGCACCCCGGATCGCCCGGATCATGCCGCTGGTGCCTGCCGGGTTCGCGTTGCTCGCGCTGGCCGGGAAGCTGCTCGGCAAGGACGGGGGTGCGGAGGAGCTGCGGATGGTGCTCAGCGGCATCCCGCACAACCCGACCACCGAGATGGACCTGGAGCTGTGGCGGCTGGCCACCGCCATCCGCGCCGACCAGGCGGCAGCCTGTGAGCTGCTGGACACGCCCAAGGAGGACCTCCTCATCCGCTTCCGGGCCGGTCTGCTGCCCGAGACGATCCACAGTGGACTGACCGATTTCCTGGCCAGGTACGGACATCGGGCGGTGGCCGAGATCGACCTCGGGGTGCCGCGCTGGTCGGAGGACCCCACGCACGTGCTCGGCGTGCTGGCCAACTACCTGCGCGCGGACCACCCGGACCTGGCCGCGGACGCCCAGTTCGCCCGCGCCACCGCCGAGGCCGAGGCCAAGGCCGCCGAACTCGTCGCCAAGGTGAGCAGGCGCAGCCGGCTCCGCGGGAAGCTGCTGCGGTTCGCGCTGCACCGGGTGCGCGGCATCGCCGGACTGCGCGAGCTGCCCAAGTACCTGCTGGTGCTGACCCTGGCCCGGATGCGTGCCCAGCTGCGGCTGCTGGGCGAGGAACTCGCCACCCGCGGGCTGCTCACCACGGCCGAGGACGTGTTCTTCCTGGACACCAAGGAGGTCAGGGCCGCACTCGGCGGCGCCGACCACCGGGAGCTGATCACGCACCGGCAGGCCGAGCACCAGCGGGAACTGCGGCGCAAGCACCTGCCGCGGCTCCTGCTCTCCGACGGCGCCGAGCCCGAGGCCGAGGCTCTGGCCAGCACCGAGCAGATCGAGGGCGCGCTCACCGGCACCGCCGCCTCCGCCGGGTCGGTCACCGGCATCGCCAGGGTGGTCATGGACCCCACCGGCGCGCACCTGGAACCCGGCGAGATCCTCATCGCCCCCTCCACCGACCCCGGCTGGACCCCGCTGTTCCTCACCGCGGGCGGCCTGGTGATGGAGATGGGCGGGCCCAACTCGCACGGCGCGGTGGTCGCCCGCGAGTACGGCATCCCGGCCGTGGTCGGGGTGTCCGGGGCGACCGAGCGGATCAGCACCGGGCAGCGGGTCACGGTCAACGGCTCCAGCGGGCAGGTCACCGTCGAGGAAGTGTGATCTGGACCTCACCGGAGAACCGATCGATGCCTGGAGACGAACTCCCGGTACCCGATGAAACCCCCCCGGTTCAGGTGAGGTCCGATGCCCCGAACTCCGCGCCTGCGGGAATGGCCCGTCCCGGCCCCCCGCGCGTTGGTGGTCCTGTTGCACGGCGGCCGTGAGCACAGCCACGGCCGCCCGCACCGGGGCCGCCTGACCTACCTGCGGATGCTGCCCTTCGCCAAGGAACTGCACCGCGCCGGCCGGCGGCACGGCCTGCTGGTCTGGCTGCTGCGCTACCGCTTCCGCGGCTGGAACGCCCCCGACCTCGACCCGGTCCAGGACGCCCGCTGGGCCCTGGACCAGGCCAAACGACAGCATCCCGGATTACCGGTGGTGCTCGTCGGGCACTCGATGGGCGGCCGGGCCGCGCTCAGGGTGGCCGGGGACGAGGCGGTCCGCGGGGTCGCCGCGCTCGCGCCCTGGCTGCCGGCGGGCGAACCGGTCGAACAGCTCGCCGGGACCACCGTGCTCATCGCGCACGGCGACCGGGAACGCTGGACCGACCCAGGGCTGTCCTACCGCTACGCGGTGCACGCCCGCCAGGTCGCCGACCGGGTCTGCCGCTTCGACGTGCACGGCGACAACCACGCCATGCTGCGCCGGGCCGCCGAGTGGACCGCGCTGGTCCGCCGGTTCGTCTTCGGGGTGCTCGGCATCGGGCCCTGGGACAGCGAACTGGCCAGGGCCTTCGCCCTGCCCGCGCCCGACGGGCTGCGGGTGCCGCTGGCGGGGGTGCGGGCATGAACCGGCCCAAGGTCGCCGTGATCGGCGCTGGGGTGGCCGGACTCACCGCCGCCTACCTGCTGCAACGCCGCTACGAGGTCACCCTGTTCGAGCAGGAGAACCGGCTCGGCGGGCACGCGCACACCCACGACGTGCTCACCCCGGACGGCAGGCTGGCCGCCATCGACAGCGGCTTCATCGTGCACAACGAGCACACCTACCCGTACCTGCTCAAGCTCTTCGGCGAACTCGAGGTGGCCACCCAGGCCTCCGAGATGTCGATGAGCGTGGCCTGCGAGGGCTGCGGGCTGGAGTACGCCGGCGCGCGGCGGCTGCCCGGCCTGTTCGCCCAGCCCGGCAACCTCGGCAACCCGCGCTACCTGCGGATGCTCGGCGAGGTCACCCGCTTCCACCGGCACGCCAGGCGGCTGCTGGCCGATCCGGACACCTGGGATGTCACCCTGGGCGCGTTCCTGGCCATCGGCGGCTACTCGCGCTACTTCGTCGACCACTTCATGCTGCCGGTGGTCTCCGCGGTGTGGTCGGCCGGAACGGAGCTGAGCCGCCAGTACCCGGCCCGCTACCTGTTCGAGTTCCTGCGCAACCACGGCCTGCTGTCGGTCGGCGGCAGTCACCAGTGGCGCACCGTCACCGGCGGCTCCCGGTCCTATGTGGAGCGTGCGGCGAAGAACCTGGCCGCCGTGCACACCGCCACCCCGGTGCGCGCGGTGCACCGCGGCGCGGACGGTGTGCTGGTCCGCGGCGAGGACGACGAGCTGCACGCGGTGGACAAGGTCGTGCTGGCCACCCACGCCGATCAGGCCCTGGCGCTGCTGGCCGAGCCGACCCCGGCCGAACAGGCCGTGCTGGGCGCGTTCCGCTACTCCCGCAACGAGACCTGGCTGCACACCGACCCCGCGGTGCTGCCGCGCGCGGCCGGGGCCAGGGCCGCCTGGAACTACCGCAAACCGGCCTGCGCGCCCGAGGGCGGAGCGGTGCTGGTCAGCTACCACATGAACCGGCTGATGCGGCTGGCCGAACCACTGGACTACGTGGTCACCCTCAACGCCACCGACCGCATCCCGGAGCACGCGGTGCTGGCGAAGATGGTCTACGAGCACCCGGTGTACACGCCGGAGTCCGTTGCCGCGCAACAACGTCTGCCCGAGCTGAACACCGGGGTCACCGCGTTCGCCGGGGCCTATCACGGCTGGGGCTTCCACGAGGACGGCTGCGCCGCGGGGGTGCGGGCCGCGCGGGCGCTGGGCGTGGCCTGGTGAGCGCCGCGCTGTATGACGCCGAGGTGAGGCACGTGCGCCGGGAACGCCTGCACCGGGTGTTGCGGCACAAGGTGTACCTGTGGCTGGTCGACCTGGACGAGCTGCCCCGGCTGCCCTGGTGGCTGCGGCCCTTCGCCCGGTTCGAGGCCCGCGACCACCTGGGCTCGCCCGAGCGGACGATCCGGGCC contains:
- a CDS encoding alpha/beta hydrolase, producing the protein MPRTPRLREWPVPAPRALVVLLHGGREHSHGRPHRGRLTYLRMLPFAKELHRAGRRHGLLVWLLRYRFRGWNAPDLDPVQDARWALDQAKRQHPGLPVVLVGHSMGGRAALRVAGDEAVRGVAALAPWLPAGEPVEQLAGTTVLIAHGDRERWTDPGLSYRYAVHARQVADRVCRFDVHGDNHAMLRRAAEWTALVRRFVFGVLGIGPWDSELARAFALPAPDGLRVPLAGVRA
- a CDS encoding PEP/pyruvate-binding domain-containing protein; this encodes MNTGEPVVLDLSEVRAGAGELVGGKAANLGEMIGADLPVPPGFVLTTHAYRAVADPLELSGAALDPAAARELIRTAPVPAGLIELITAAYARLGRDEPVAVRSSATAEDLPFASFAGQQDTYLNVVGADALLEAVRRCWASLWTDRAVSYRETNQIDHTTVRLAVVVQRMVAAEIAGVMFTANPVTGHRDEIVVDASPGLGEAVVSGSVNPDHFVLDGHTGAIKQSRLGDKLLVIRGKAGGGTEHSTRAAADDQPCLHPGQLRDLAVLGRRVQQHYGAPQDTEWAIDAHGTLWLTQSRPITTLFPLPHTDKPGPRVFFNGSVAQGVYRPITPAGVAGLRLATGGISAAVGLRVPDPVAGPPLLAVAAGRLFFDLTPVVRSTVGRALAPRLLDLMEARSAQLLRDLFHDERFSVTQKSPWPFLRTIARFARRTHAPVTVLGALRDPARARAKADRVTAEIDRLLTVSDGLTHTQRLAFVEAAMPEITAPRIARIMPLVPAGFALLALAGKLLGKDGGAEELRMVLSGIPHNPTTEMDLELWRLATAIRADQAAACELLDTPKEDLLIRFRAGLLPETIHSGLTDFLARYGHRAVAEIDLGVPRWSEDPTHVLGVLANYLRADHPDLAADAQFARATAEAEAKAAELVAKVSRRSRLRGKLLRFALHRVRGIAGLRELPKYLLVLTLARMRAQLRLLGEELATRGLLTTAEDVFFLDTKEVRAALGGADHRELITHRQAEHQRELRRKHLPRLLLSDGAEPEAEALASTEQIEGALTGTAASAGSVTGIARVVMDPTGAHLEPGEILIAPSTDPGWTPLFLTAGGLVMEMGGPNSHGAVVAREYGIPAVVGVSGATERISTGQRVTVNGSSGQVTVEEV
- a CDS encoding MarR family winged helix-turn-helix transcriptional regulator, translated to MRARKGLEEVISATERDRLVEELGVVRRELIGEMLINLSRSTGGADLQLVQIATLFTLDRGSEPTVRELAERIGRSVSATSRLLDQLAQRGLIHRREDESDRRAKRVGLTEAGTRFLLGVARSRAEGQLRLMTYLSETEQRTVREAMTLLADAARRHGDEHR
- a CDS encoding NAD(P)/FAD-dependent oxidoreductase yields the protein MNRPKVAVIGAGVAGLTAAYLLQRRYEVTLFEQENRLGGHAHTHDVLTPDGRLAAIDSGFIVHNEHTYPYLLKLFGELEVATQASEMSMSVACEGCGLEYAGARRLPGLFAQPGNLGNPRYLRMLGEVTRFHRHARRLLADPDTWDVTLGAFLAIGGYSRYFVDHFMLPVVSAVWSAGTELSRQYPARYLFEFLRNHGLLSVGGSHQWRTVTGGSRSYVERAAKNLAAVHTATPVRAVHRGADGVLVRGEDDELHAVDKVVLATHADQALALLAEPTPAEQAVLGAFRYSRNETWLHTDPAVLPRAAGARAAWNYRKPACAPEGGAVLVSYHMNRLMRLAEPLDYVVTLNATDRIPEHAVLAKMVYEHPVYTPESVAAQQRLPELNTGVTAFAGAYHGWGFHEDGCAAGVRAARALGVAW
- a CDS encoding trypsin-like serine protease, which translates into the protein MNITRRASLIALTVTALAVPLLPGLALAEQEPGGRAVAPTDLAQTPPAGPGTLSIGGQRASVKDYPFMIGGLREGGPRPQGQTCTGSVIAPRKILSAAHCADAAGAKSFLYGLDDLNAGGGFRTKVLEYKKHPKYVNFDQGYDVAVVTVADDIPVPGGAYAKVATSADTGLHAPGKTGLGLGYGKKDHNDNTRNVELHKFELPIVEGSNCNGVGAGFREATMICSGYPDGRITILQGDSGGPLTVDGKVVGVASWSRSDFRWYSVYGRLNNDMGDWVKLQLEGGEEPPPGDIKLALSPDSGSARPGGFLQTKVTVTGGGQTTLTATGAPAGTSVFFSPATVSSGGTSTAFVWTGFNTPAGSYPLKITGTSNGKTGSAEFVLTVTR
- the cpt gene encoding chloramphenicol phosphotransferase CPT; the encoded protein is MATQVIVLNGGSSSGKSGIARCLQAVLPEPWLLVGVDTFIELLPASLRGGSGGVEFGADGQVVVGAGFRALEDTWAAGIAAMVRAGARVIIDEVLLGGVEGQRRWGVALAGLEVLWVGVRCSAEVAAGREMARGDRIAGMAVAQAESVHRGVVYDLEVDTVGVESVVCARVIAGWVRR
- a CDS encoding trans-aconitate 2-methyltransferase, with amino-acid sequence MWDPTTYLAFAGHRERPFHDLLARVGATDPRQVVDLGCGPGQLTPVLSHRWPAAKITALDSSAEMVEAARAAGIDAALTDVRDWQPDPDTDVVVCNAVLQWVTGHLDLLPAWLDRLPTGAWFAFQVPGNFAEHSHTIPRGIAESPAWRDTLGGTFRPVDAVPRPEVYAGVLAEAGFAADVWETTYLHELRGADPVLNWISGTALRPVRAALDETRWQEFTAELAPRLRAAYPAHGEDVTWFPMRRIFAVGHKK